The genomic segment CCCGGTCGTTCGCCGGTACCAAGGTCGGCTACGCGACCGCGCAGGCGGTGTTCCTGATGGTGGTGTCGGCGGCGCTGGCGCTGCTGGTGACCGCGCTGCGCAACCGGCAGGACCAGGCGGCGGCAGGATAGGAGAGCGCACGTGGTGGTACAGACCGAGACCGAGGCGACGCCGTCCGCCTTCCGCGCGCCCGAGTCGCTTCGGCCGCGGCGGCGCCGGCGGCCGTCGCCGCTGCGGCTGGTCATGCTCGGGCTGCTGTTCGTCGCGATGGCGGTGCCGGTCTACCTGCTCCTGGTGAACAGCTTCAAGCCGCAGCAGCAGATCGCGGACAACCCGTTCGGCATTCCGCTGAGCGAGCTGACCGGGCGGTACCTGCTGGACGCCATCGAGAGCCCGCAGTTCAACGTGATCGGCGGGTACGGCTTCACCGTCTTCCTGGTCGTGGTGGTCGACGTGCTGTGCATCGCGATGGCCGGCCCGGCCGCGTACGTGATCGCGCGCAGCGCGCGGCGCCGGACCAGGTTGCTGTTGCTGTACTTCCTCGCCGGCACCTTCATTCCCGGCGCCGCGGTGGTCATCCCGGTCATCTACGTACTGCGCGCGGTCGGACTGGTGAACACGATCACCGGCCTGGTCGCGCACGACGTGGCGTCCACCCTGCCGGTGAGCATCTTCCTGTTCGTCGGGTTCATCCGGACGATCCCGGTCGACATCGACCACGCGGCGGCGATCGACGGCGCCGGCCGCTACCGGACGTTCTGGCGGATCGTGTTCCCGCTGATGCGGCCGGCGGTGGTGACGGTGCTGATCCTCAACTCGATCGGCATCTGGAACGACTTCGTCAGCCCGCAGATGCTGCTCAGCCCCGGCTCCGGGCACTACACCGTGACCACCGCGATCTACGCCGGGATCAGCCAGTACTCCACGGATCTGACGAAGGTGTTCCCGAACCTGCTGCTCGCGGTCGCGCCGGTGATCATCTTCTTCATCTACCTGCAACGGCACATCGTCAGCGGGCTCACCGTCGGAGCCGTGAAGGGCTGACACCCGGGCCGGCCCGCGTCCGGGCCGGCCCGCTGCACGGGGGACCGTCCACAGTGAACCGTCCGAGTACCGGAAGGACACGCACGTGCGGAGAACCAGACTCTTCGCGCCGGCACTGGCCGGCGCGTTCGCCGCGGTGGCGCTCGGCGCCACCGGCACCCCCGCCGTCGCCGGGCACCTGCACGGCGCCGGCGCCACCTACTACGTCTCACCCAGCGGCAACGACGCGGCACCCGGCCGCTCGATGGCGACCGCGTTCCGGCACCTGCAGCGGTGCGCCGACGTGCTCGAACCGGGCGACACCTGCCTGATCGGCTCCGGCACCTACGCCGAGACGGTCACACCGGCCCGATCCGGCCTGCAGGGCCGGCCCATCACCTACCGGCCGGTACCCGGGGCACACGTCACGGTCACCGGCGCCGATCCGGTGACCGGCTTCGCCCGGGTCACCAGCGCCGACGTCGACCGGATCGCGAAGACCGACCCGTACGCCGCGGACTCGGCGTTCAGCGCCGCCGTGGCCGACGGCCACGTGTACCGAGCGGGCGTCGACCTCGGCGCGGACGTGACGACGGTGCAGGTGTTCACCGACCGGCGGATGGACGTGGAGGCGCAGTTCCCCTATCCGGGGCTGGATCTGGTCACGCCGACGATCGAGCACGCGGGCGCGGGCAGCGCCGACGCGACCATCGTCGACGCGGCGCTGGACCGGCCCGCCGGCTACTGGACCGGTGCCCGCGCGCTGACCGGCTACTGGTACGTCTCCGCCACCACCACGGTACAGAGCTCCGAGGTGGGATCGGTGGTGCTCAGCGCGGCGCCGCCGTGCGTGCACAAGGTGGTGCCCACCGACACCCGGTACGCGCTGTCCGGCAAGATCGGGGAACTCGCCCACCCGGGGGAGTGGTTCTACGATCCGGCGGCGAAGCAGCTCTACATCTACAGCGCGGACGACCCGGCGGGGCACCGGATCACCGCCAAGCGGCGGCAGTTCGCCTTCGACCTGGACGAGGCCAGCTACACCACCGTCACCGGTCTCGGCCTGTTCGCCTCGACCGTGCGCACCGGGACGGCCAGCAGCCACGTGCTGCTCGACCACCTCACCGGGCGGTACCTGTCGCACTACACCGACATCACCCGGGGCGCCACCGACTGCGGCTCCACGGTGACCCGAGGTGTCGCGGACACCGGGCTGATCATCAAGGGCAGCAACAACTCCGTGCTCGACAGCGACCTCGCCTACAGCGCCGGCAACGGCATCGCGCTGGCCGGCAGCCACAACACCGCGACCGACAACGTGATCCACGACGTCGACTACCTCGGCACCTACGCGGCCGGGGTCGCGGTGCAGGGCAACAGCCAGACGGTCACCCACAACACCATGTACCGGCTCGGCCGCAGCGGCATCAACCTGCAGTGGGGCGTCGACGCCGACGGGTCCGCCGGTGCGGACCGGATCGCCTACAACGACATCTCGCAGTACGCCCGGCTCAGCCTGGACACCGCGGGGATCTACACCTGCTGCGGTGCGGACATGCGGCAGACCTCGATCGACCACAACCTGCTGCACGACGGTACGCCGACGCCGGGGGTGACGCCGTTCGCGGTCGCCGGGGTGTACGCCGACAACGGGCAGAGCGACCTGGTCATCGCGAACAACGTGGGGTGGAACAACCTGGAGGGTACGGTGATGCTCAACGGGCTCGGTTCGGGGTCGCACGACAACGGGGTCTACAACAACACCGGCGGGATGACCCTGTTCTACGTCAAGGGGCCCGGCCAGTCGACCGGGACGAAGGTGTACGACAACATCGGCACGATCGCCGGCTCGGACGGCGCCACCGACGGCGGCATGGTGCTGTCCCACAACCTCGGCGGCGACGTCGATCCGAAGTTCGTCGACGCGGCCGGCCACGACTACCGGCTCAGCGCCGACTCGCCGGCCCGCAACCAGGCGATCCCGCTGCCCGGAATCAACGACGGTTCCACCGATCCGACGCCGAGCCTCGGGGCCTACCAGTACGGTGCGGTGATGTGGACCGCAGGCGCCCGGCGCTGAGCGCCGGCCGGCAGTGTGCGCGGCGGATCGGGTCGGTTGCCGGCCCGATCCGCCGCCGCGTCGCTCGCCCGGCGTCGCGCCGGACCCGGGTTCGCAACATGGCGCCGGGGCCGGCTCGCGGCCGGGAGCCACAGCGGGCTCGCGCGGCGGCGCCGGAGCGGGCCCGCCGGTGTCAGGGACGCTTGCGGCGGGCGGTCTTCTTGGCGGTGCGCCGGTCCGGCACCGGCGCGCGGCCGGCGGCATGCCCGGCGAACGCCTCCGCCGCGGCAGCCGCGTCGCCGGCCCGCAACAACGAGACGAGCCGGCCGTGCTCGTCGGCCATCGCGTGCCAGTCGCCCTCGAACAGCGGGTCGGCGATCGCGTGCAGCGCCCGCAGGCTGGGCTCCAGCACCTCCCACATCCGGAACAGGAACGGGTTCCCCGCGCTGCGGCTGACCAGGGTGTGGAAGGCGATGTCGGCATCCCGGAACCGGCTCAGATCGTTGGCTGCGACCGCTCGGTGCATCTGGTCGACCAGCTCGTCCAGCTCGGCCAGCTGCTCGTCGGTGAGCCGGCCGGTGGCCAGCTGCGCGGCGAGCCGTTCCAGCGGCTCCCGGACCTGCCGCGCGTGGTCGGCGTCCTCGGTGGAGATCTCGACGACGAAGTTCCCGCGCCGCGGCACGTGCATCAGCAGCCCCTCCCGGGCCAGCTGCTTGACCGCCTCCCGGACCGGCGCCTGGCTGACTCCGAGACGGCGGGCGATCTCCGACTCGACCACCCGCTCGTTGGGCGCCAGCTCGCCGTCCACGATCGCCTGCCGGAGCAGCTCGTACACCCGGTCGGAGATCAGGGTGTTGCGAAACTGGCCCTTGTTGGTGGCCAGCGTGGTGGCGAAGCCACCGGCCGCGCCGCTGTCCTGTCGTCTCGATGCCATGAACGTCCCATCGTGCGCTGCCCGGACCGCACCCATGATACGCACGCGGGGCCGGCCGGAGGCCGACGGACGCCCGCGGCGGATCGTTGTCAGGCGGCGGTTTTCAGGCGTTCCGCGAGCCACCCGAGCTTGACCACCTCGTGTGTCGGGCCACCGCCCTCGTGGTCGTTGAACGGGTACGGGTGGATCTGCTTGTCGGCGCCCGCCGCGCCCAGCGCGCCGTAGTGGTTGAACGCCGCGTACACGGTGGACGGGGGGCAGATGTGGTCCATCAGGCCCACCGAGAACAGTGCCGGCGCGCTGGCCCGCCGGGCGTGGCTGGCCGCGTCGAAGTACGCCAGGGTCCGCGGCACCGTGCCGGCGTGCTCGCGGTGCAGCTTGACGTACTGCGAGACCTCGACGTACGGCGGCTTGTCGGTGATGGTGGTGGCCCGCGGGAAGTGGCACAGGAACGGCACGTCGGGCAGTACCGCCGCGAGGTCCGGTACCAGTCCCGCGGCGGCGAGTGCGATCCCGCCGCCCTGGCTGGTCCCGGCGACCGCGACCCGGCCGGGGTCGACCGCCGGGTGCCCACGCACCACCTCGACCGCCCGCACCGCATCGGTGTACAGCCGTCGGTAGAAGTGCCGGTACGGGTCGAGGATGCCCCGGGTGAGGAAGCCGGGGGCGGCGACGTCGCCGCTGGCCGGGTCGGGATCGGGTGTCTCGGCGCCCTGCCCGCGGGTGTCCATCACCAGGTGCGCGTAGCCGGCGTCGGCCCACAGCCGCTTCTCGTGCGGCACCCCCCGTCCGCTGCCGTAGCCCAGGTACTCCACGACGGCCGGCAGCGGGCCGCTGCGGGCGGCCGGCAGTTGGAGCCAGCCGCGGATCGGGTGCCCGCCGTAGCCGTGGAACGTCACGTCGTAGGTGTCGATCGTGGCGAGCCCGTTCGGTACCGGCTCGAACCGCGCGGCGAGTTCGTGCGCCCGCTGCTCGGCGAGCGTCTTGGCCCAGAACTCGTCGAAGTCGACCGGTTCGGGCAGCTCCGGCAGGTACGTTTCGAGCTGCTCCAGGGGCAGGTCGAAGAGGGCCATCGTGGTGTCTCCGCGGTCGGGGCGACGGATCATCGCCTATCGATCATCTATGGCATGCAACCAGCCGGCCCGGAGCATGTCAACCAGCCGGCCCGGAGCATGTCAACTCGCCGACCCGCCGTGCCGCGCCGGACGCAGCCGGTAGATCCGGGTGGCCGTGCCGGCCAGCGCTCGTTCGCGTTCCGCCGCGGTCAGCCCGGCCAGGCCGGCCCGCGCCAGCGCGAGCGACTCGGCCCGGGTGGCGGCCGGCAGGCAGATCGGCCAGTCCGACCCGACGACGCACCGGTCCGGCCCGACGGCGTCGACCACCTCGCCGACCAGCGCGGCGACCCGGCCACCCGGTACGCCGCGCTGCTGGGTCGCCAGCCCGGAGAGCTTCACCACCACGTTCGGTCGGGCCGCGGCGAGCGCCAGGCCGCGGCGCCAGCCGGCCAGTCCATCGGTGCGAAGGTGGGGCGGGTTGCCGAGGTGGTCGACGACCACCGTCAGCGCCGGCTCGCGGGCCGCGAGCGCCGCGGCGTCGGTGAGCGCGTTCCGACCGAGGTGGAGTTCCAGCACCACACCGCGCTCGGCGAGCACCGGCAGCAGCGCTCGCTCCGGCGCCGGCGTGTCCGCCAGTTCCGCACCGCCCAGCCGCATGCCGTGCGGGCGGTGGG from the Actinocatenispora thailandica genome contains:
- a CDS encoding amidohydrolase family protein, which gives rise to MIDCHAHLWDPAAGHPWIRPGSPHHRSFGIDDLAAADAGTGAESTGTILVEASRGDAGETLALAETYRTHPGLVAGYVANLHVHAAAGPARFAALLDRLGAHRPHGMRLGGAELADTPAPERALLPVLAERGVVLELHLGRNALTDAAALAAREPALTVVVDHLGNPPHLRTDGLAGWRRGLALAAARPNVVVKLSGLATQQRGVPGGRVAALVGEVVDAVGPDRCVVGSDWPICLPAATRAESLALARAGLAGLTAAERERALAGTATRIYRLRPARHGGSAS
- a CDS encoding right-handed parallel beta-helix repeat-containing protein — translated: MRRTRLFAPALAGAFAAVALGATGTPAVAGHLHGAGATYYVSPSGNDAAPGRSMATAFRHLQRCADVLEPGDTCLIGSGTYAETVTPARSGLQGRPITYRPVPGAHVTVTGADPVTGFARVTSADVDRIAKTDPYAADSAFSAAVADGHVYRAGVDLGADVTTVQVFTDRRMDVEAQFPYPGLDLVTPTIEHAGAGSADATIVDAALDRPAGYWTGARALTGYWYVSATTTVQSSEVGSVVLSAAPPCVHKVVPTDTRYALSGKIGELAHPGEWFYDPAAKQLYIYSADDPAGHRITAKRRQFAFDLDEASYTTVTGLGLFASTVRTGTASSHVLLDHLTGRYLSHYTDITRGATDCGSTVTRGVADTGLIIKGSNNSVLDSDLAYSAGNGIALAGSHNTATDNVIHDVDYLGTYAAGVAVQGNSQTVTHNTMYRLGRSGINLQWGVDADGSAGADRIAYNDISQYARLSLDTAGIYTCCGADMRQTSIDHNLLHDGTPTPGVTPFAVAGVYADNGQSDLVIANNVGWNNLEGTVMLNGLGSGSHDNGVYNNTGGMTLFYVKGPGQSTGTKVYDNIGTIAGSDGATDGGMVLSHNLGGDVDPKFVDAAGHDYRLSADSPARNQAIPLPGINDGSTDPTPSLGAYQYGAVMWTAGARR
- a CDS encoding GntR family transcriptional regulator, whose product is MASRRQDSGAAGGFATTLATNKGQFRNTLISDRVYELLRQAIVDGELAPNERVVESEIARRLGVSQAPVREAVKQLAREGLLMHVPRRGNFVVEISTEDADHARQVREPLERLAAQLATGRLTDEQLAELDELVDQMHRAVAANDLSRFRDADIAFHTLVSRSAGNPFLFRMWEVLEPSLRALHAIADPLFEGDWHAMADEHGRLVSLLRAGDAAAAAEAFAGHAAGRAPVPDRRTAKKTARRKRP
- a CDS encoding carbohydrate ABC transporter permease; translation: MVVQTETEATPSAFRAPESLRPRRRRRPSPLRLVMLGLLFVAMAVPVYLLLVNSFKPQQQIADNPFGIPLSELTGRYLLDAIESPQFNVIGGYGFTVFLVVVVDVLCIAMAGPAAYVIARSARRRTRLLLLYFLAGTFIPGAAVVIPVIYVLRAVGLVNTITGLVAHDVASTLPVSIFLFVGFIRTIPVDIDHAAAIDGAGRYRTFWRIVFPLMRPAVVTVLILNSIGIWNDFVSPQMLLSPGSGHYTVTTAIYAGISQYSTDLTKVFPNLLLAVAPVIIFFIYLQRHIVSGLTVGAVKG
- a CDS encoding acetylxylan esterase — its product is MALFDLPLEQLETYLPELPEPVDFDEFWAKTLAEQRAHELAARFEPVPNGLATIDTYDVTFHGYGGHPIRGWLQLPAARSGPLPAVVEYLGYGSGRGVPHEKRLWADAGYAHLVMDTRGQGAETPDPDPASGDVAAPGFLTRGILDPYRHFYRRLYTDAVRAVEVVRGHPAVDPGRVAVAGTSQGGGIALAAAGLVPDLAAVLPDVPFLCHFPRATTITDKPPYVEVSQYVKLHREHAGTVPRTLAYFDAASHARRASAPALFSVGLMDHICPPSTVYAAFNHYGALGAAGADKQIHPYPFNDHEGGGPTHEVVKLGWLAERLKTAA